The region GAGCCCTTCGACCTCTATCTTTTTGATATCAATCTGCCGTTTCAAAACGGCTTGGAGACTTTCCGTCAGCTGCGTGAGAGCGGGGACAGGACCCCGGTGATTTTCCTGACCAGCAGGGAAGACAAGGCCTCCCTGCTGGAGGGCTTCGCGATCGGAGCCGATGACTACCTGCGCAAACCGGTGGATCTGGACGAGCTCAGCGCCAGGGTCCGAGCAGCGCTCCGCCGGAAAAACCCTCAGAGAAATATCCCTTTGGGTCCTTATCGGATGGATACCCGAAGTCGCGATCTTTTCCTGGATGGGCAGCCGATGAAGCTGGGGCGAAAACTCTATGATCTGCTGGAGCTTTTCGTCGAGCGTTCCGGTGAAGTGGTCACCCAGGAAGCGATCAAGGAGCGCCTCTGGCACTCTGACGAGGAGGCGAGTGAAGGGGCGATCCGGGTCTACATCGCCCGGCTCAAAAAGCTTTTCCCCGATGCCATAGAGAATATCCGGGGAGTGGGTTACCGCTTCGATCTTTCCCACGTCAATGAGGAGAGGGTGTGAAGCGGGAGCTGTGGGGGGCGCTGGCGATCTTTGGGATCATCCTGGCAGCCTTTTTCGGGATTCATTTTCTCTTTCTCGTCCAGGAGGGCTTCAGTGCCGCCAATTACCTCACGGCGCTGGCGATTCTTCTGCCTGCTGCCCTGATCGTCGGGTACATCTTCCTCACCCAGCTCCTCGAGCCCAAAAAACGCCAGGAGGCGGAGCTGGAGCATCTGGTCCGTGAAGTGCTCCACGAGATCAATCTGCCCCTTTCGACCATCGAAGCCAATCTGGCGATGATTCTCCGAAATACCCGGGATGAGCGGACCCTGCGGCGTCTGAGCAGAATCGAGGGGGCTTCGAAGCGCCTGACCCGTCTCTACCGCGAACTTTCCTACAACATCAAACGCCAGATCGCTCCAGTGGAGAAAGAGCGCTTCGACCTGGCCGGTCTGGTCGAAGAGCGGGTGGCCCAATTCGGAGAGATGAAACGCAATCCGATCGTGACCCGTCTCGAACCGCTGATCCTCGAAGCCGACAGGATCGGGATGGAGCAGATATTGGACAACCTCCTGGAAAATGCTCTCAAGTATTCTGAGAAAGCCGAGCCGATCGATGTGACGCTCTCGCAGGGGGAATTGACGATCCGGGACCGGGGGATCGGGATGGATGAGAATGAGCTTTTGCGGATTTTCGAGCGCTACTATCAGAGTGATCGGAATGTCCGGGGCGAGGGGATCGGCCTGGCGCTGGTCAAGCGTTACTGCGATGAGGAGGGGATCGGGTTGAAGATCCGATCGAGGCCGGGCGAAGGGACGGATGTGATCCTCGATTTTCGGGGCAAAGGCTCAGGTAATACTCGGCACATACAGAGGTAATATAATCGGATTATGAAAATTCTATTGCTTGAAGACGATACATTGTTGGGAGAGAGTCTGGAGGAGTACCTGGAGATCGAGGGGTTCGAGGTAGAGCGGGTGACACAGGGTGAAGAGGTTTTCGATCGGACCTTCGACAACCGTTATGACCTCTATATCCTCGATATCAATGTCCCGGATGTCAACGGCCTGGAGGTCCTCAAGGAGCTCTATGAAGCCGAGGATACGACTCCGGCGATCTATATCTCCGCTTTGACCGATATCAAAACCATCACGCAGGGGTTCGACCTGGGGGCGGTGGATTATTTGAAAAAACCGTTTGACCCGGAGGAACTCATCCTGCGCATACGCCATCACTTTCGCACGGAGGCGGATGAACCCGGAAGGATGCTGGAGTATGGGGAATTACGCTACGAGCCGGAGAGCGGGAAGATCCTGCGCCCCGATGGTGAAGTCCTCTATCTGGGTGAAATCCAGGGGCGGATATTCAGCACCCTGCTGGAGAGGGAAGGGCAGCTGGTGCCGACCCAGGAGCTGCTGGATCTGCTGGATCGCTCCAACCTCAATGCGTTGCGGGTGACGATCGCCAAACTCAAAAAAAAGATCGGCATCGATATCACCAATGTGCGCGGACAGGGGTATCTGCTTGAAAAAGTATGAGCTCGAATCCCTGATCAAGAGCTTCGTGCTCTTTTTTCTGCTGATGTCGGCGCTTTACTTTCTCGTAGCGACACTGAATTACCGGGACCGTCAACGCCACCTGGAAGATCGGATCCTCAATGAGATGCGTCTGTATAGTTTCCATCCGGTGGGCGACCGCTTCGATGTGGATTTCGAAACGAAGGAGGAGCACAAGGATCTGATGCACCTTTATAAAGGAGAGAGTGGGGTCTTCGCCTACTTCGAAATCCCGGGAAGTCAAAAATATCTGCTCAAGCTCTCTTTGCCTCTTTCGAATTATCAGGCGATGCTCGATCAGATCCGCCGGGAGAGTTTCGCGGGATGGGAACTCTATCTGCTGGTGATCGCCGCGATCTCTTTTCTGCTGGCACTCTATACGCTCTATCCCCTTAAGCGGGCCCTGGAGCTCAATGAAGAGTTCGTGCGGGATGTCCTCCATGATCTCAATACCCCGCTGAGTTCTCTTCGGATCAATCTCAATATTCTTCAGAAACGTTATGGCGAAGACCGGACGATGAAGCGGATGTTCGGCGCTTTGGGGACCATCCACGCCTTTCAGTCGAATCTCCGGGCCTTTTTGAGCCGTCAGGAGGGGCAGATGGAGCGCTGTTCTCTTCGGGAGCTTCTTCAGGAACGTTTGGAATTTTTTCGAGCCCTCTATCCGGGCCTTAGCTTCGAGCTCAATCTCGCGAAGGACTTGTCGCTTGAGTGTAATCGGGAAGCCTTTTTGCGGATCATCGAAAACCTCCTGAGCAATGCGGGGAAATACAACCGGCCCAACGGCAAGGTGATTGTCTCGCTGGAAGGGAAGCTTTTGAAAATCTCGGATACCGGCAAGGGGATGGCCCATCCGGAACGGGCTTTTCAGCGCTACTATAAAGAGGGAGAACGGGGGCTGGGTCTGGGGTTGCACATCGTCAAAAAACTGGCGGATGAGATGGGGATCCCCCTTCGCCTCCAGAGCGAAGTGGATCAGGGGACGGAAGTCGTCCTTGATCTTTCGGGCATTGCGCACTCATCCAAAGGAAATGAAGATTCGGCATCAGAGGAAACGGAGGGATGAAAATCCTGATCAAACTCTTCGGCCCGTTGTTTTTTCTGGCGGCGGCGCTCTATGCCGGTCCGGCAACAGAGGCTCCTTCCCCCTCTATAGATCAGGGGTCGAAGCCACTTGGATCCGATTCGGCAAAAAACGAGTCGGAACTGGACCGTCTGATCGACCGTTATCGCTCGGCGCCACCCGGTGAAAAAAAGAGACTCCTGCCGCAAATTCGCACCCGCATCGTGGAGCAGGTGACCGGAGAACAGAAGCTCGCCATCGTCGAGGCGATCAAACTGAAAAAACTCAAACAAGATAGAACCGGGGGAGAAAAATCGAAGAGTGCCGGGCAGAAGAAGAGTGGTAGCTCAGGAAAGAGGCGGCATTCCCACGTCCGACGTACCTGCCGGAGTGTCGGGTGTATGATGAACCGGGTCCGCCGTTCGCTCCGAAGATTTTTTCACAAAGCCACGCAAAAACGTCGCCGTCCGGCCAGGATGCCCTCTCCCGAAGAGATCCTGAAGGAGAAGAGGCGTTAAACCTCAGACTCCAAAACTTATCAATCCTATTACTTTCCCATCACTTTGTTAAAAAAACTTAACATAGATCAAGAGTTCTAAATTTTTTTTGCACTAGAATTGAAGGATGCGGGATGGCATATTATGCTGTGCTGCGTAAGATTCTCAAAGGAGTGTAGAATGAATTCGATGGTCAAACGCTTGTCGCTGGCGGCCATCGGGGCCCTGGTCGGGGTGTCGATGGTCTCTGCGGATAACAGTGAACTTGAAAAGGTAATGAAGGAGCGCGGCTTGACCCAGCAGGATCTGCTGGCAGCCGCCAAGACTTATACCCCCAGCGGCGGGCGGGACAAGTACATTGTCTTCAGCTCGGGCGGTCAATCGGGGCAGATGTTGGTCTATGGGGTTCCTTCGATGCGGATCCTCAAATACATCGGTGTCTTTACTCCCGAGCCTTGGCAGGGTTGGGGTTATGACGACGACACCAAAAAGATTCTGGCCGAGGGCAAGATCCGCGGCAAGCAGATCACCTGGGGGGATACCCACCACCCGGCGCTTTCCGAGACCAACGGACGTTATGACGGGAAATGGCTCGTCATCAACGACAAAGCCAACCCGCGTATTGCCGTCATCGATCTGAACGACTTCGTTACCAAGCAGATCGTTGTCAACCCGCTCTTCAAATCGGATCACGGTGGAGCTTTCTTCACTCCGAACAGTGAATATATCCTCGAAGCGTGTCAGTATGCAGCCCCGCTGGATAACAATTGGCACCCGATGAGTGAATACAAAGAGACTTATCGGGGCGGGGTAACCGTTTGGAAATTCGATCCCAAGATCGGACGGATTCTGCCGGACAAATCCTTTACGATCGAATTCCCTCCCTATATGCAGGATTTGAGCGACGCGGGTAAAGAGGCCAGCTACGGCTGGGGCTTTACCAACAGCTTCAACTCCGAAATGTACACCGGTGGTATCGAAAAGGGTCTGCCTCCTTTCGAAGCCGGGTGTAGCCGGAACGATACCGACTTCCTCCATGTCTACAATTGGAAGAAACTCGCCGAACTGGCCAAAGATCCCAAGAATGTCAAAGTCATCAACGGGATGAGAGTCGTTCCCATCGATGTCGCCGTCAAGAACAACGCTCTGTTCTTGATTCCCGAACCCAAATCGCCTCACGGAGTCGATGTCTCTCCCGACGGTAAATACATTGTCGTCTGCGGAAAGCTCGATACCCATGCGACGGTTTACAGCTGGGACAAGATTCAAAAGGCGATCAAAAACAAAGATTTTGTAGGAAAAGATCCCTACGGCATTCCCATCATCGATATGAAAAAGGCGATGCACTGCCAGGCTGAGCTGGGCCTCGGGCCCCTGCACAACCAATTCGGTAAGCATTGGAAAAAGCAAGGCGAGATCTATACATCACTTTACGTCGACAGCCAGGTCGTCAAGTGGAACTACCTGACCTGTAAAGTGGAAGATCGCCAGAATGTCAACTACAACATCGGCCACCTCTGCGGTATGGAAGGCAAGACCGAGGATCCCCAGGGTGATTACATCATCGCGTTGAACAAACTGGCCATCGACCGCTTCAACGAGATCGGGCCTCTGCACCCGCAGAACCACCAGCTCATCGATATCCGCGGCAAGAAAATGCAGCTGCTCTACGATATGCCGATTCCTCTGGGCGAGCCTCACCAGGCGGTAGCGATCCGTGCCAGCAAGCTCAAGCCTGAGGTTCGCTACAAAATGGGAACCAACCCCTTCACCGGCAAGCCCCATCGCGGCAAGACCCTGGCAGGTCAGGAACATATCGAGCGCAAAGGCAACCATGTCTATGTCTATGGAACGATGGTCCGTTCGCACATCAATCCTGAGCACGTGAATGTGAATCTGGGTGATACTGTCACTTTCTATCTGACCAACCTGGAGCGGGCAGAGGACGAGACCCACGGATTCACTGTGGATCAATACAATGTCCATGCTTCTCTGGAGCCGGGCAAAACAGTCGCTCTGACCTTCAAGGCCGATCGTGAGGGTGTTTTCCCCTACTACTGTACGGAATTCTGTTCGGCACTGCACCTGGAGATGATGGGTTACCTCTTGGTCAAAGATCCCAACAAACACTATGTCTCCGCCAAGAAGCTCAAAATGGCCAAAATGTCCAAAGAGCAGCTTGAGAAAGAGTACGAGAAGATCGTCGCGACCAACAAAGCGACCGACAAGGTCATTCAGAGTGTCGTGAAGTTCCTCAAAGAGAATCACTACGAGAAATATCCCGTCGTGAAGCAACTGGTCGAAGATGCTCTGGATCAGTACAGCAAGATCCCCGAGCAGCAGAAGAAGGCTGAAGAAGCTTACAAGAAGGGTGATCTCGAAAAAGCGATCCTCTTCCAAAACATGGTTTGGCAGTATATGGTCAAAACCGCAGACGTCGGTATCCGTGCGCGTGACCTGTTGGTCAAGAAACTGGCTACCCCGATGAGTGAAGCGGCACGCCGTGGCCACGAAGCTTATCTCGAAGGCGGATGTAACGGCTGCCACGTCATCGGTAAAGTCTCCTCAGGTCCCGACCTGGTCGGCGTCCTGCAGAGACACAAGAATGGTGAAAAGTGGGTCAAAGAGTGGATTCTCCATCCCGAGAAGATGTATAACAACCCCTACATCAAGTCGATGACCAACTACTTCAACCTCCGTATGCCCAACCAGGGTATGACCGAGAAGCAGGTCGACGATATTATCGAATACCTCAAGTGGATCGATAAGAACGCCAACCTCTTCTAAGAAAAGAGACCGGAACCCTCCGGTCACTATATGAAATTATCTATTGTTTGTTCAGACAGATTTCCCAAGCTTCCCCAAAAAGATTTGACGAAAAAATAGCCCTAAGTGCTTTTATTGACGTCAGTCAATCTTTTTGGGGGCGATTGGAGTATAATCGACCAAGATTTTTCAAGAAGGAGAGGGGATGAAAAGCTCATTGATGAAATCGAGGATTTTCACGTTGATCGCGTTGGGGCTCTTGCTCTACTTTTTCGTGATTCCTGCGGTTTTTACCCATGATGTGGTCGAACTGGCCAGGGAAGGCAAAGTGGACAAAATCCCGCCCATTGCCTACAAGGTTTGGAACTATTATGTCAAAGGGCAGTATGTCAGCCCCAACACCCCCAAAGACGCTGTGGGGGATTTGAAAAAGATGATCGATGAGGATGCGGAGCTTTCGGCGGTCAGCGCACCGATCTGGTATGTGGCGCTGGAGGCTCCCAACTATCCCAAAAAGGCCTTTCCCAACGGGATTCCGGTCTATTATCACTTCGACGGCTTCAGCGGCGATGTACATGAAATGAACACCATCAACCACTTCATCGGGATGGACCCGATGGAGCGTGGTGCTCCCTACCTGCGCGCATTGGCGCCCTATGCTCTGGTGCTGGTGGCGCTGCTGATGGTTTACTATATGCTCTACAATTGGAAGATTCTTGATTGGCTGATGTGGATCCCGGTGGTGCTGCCGGTAATCTTCCTGGGCTTCTATGCCTACTGGCTCTACTGGTTCGGGCACCATATGCACGCCTGGGGGGCCTTCAAGATCAAACCCTTCATGCCGACGGTCTTCGGGGATGGGAAGGTGGCGCAGTTTACCACCCACTCCTATCCCACTATAGGATTCTGGATCTTGCTGGCGATCGCCTTCTTCAGCCTTTTGGCGATCGTCTCCAAACGTAAAGCCCGTCGGCTGGCCCAGCAGACGGTCTGAGTCGGGAATGCATCGATGTGGAAGGTCGCGGTTATGATCTTTACCGTTACGGGTCTGCTCTCGGGCAATGTGCTTCAGGCGGCGATCGACAAAGCGCAGCCCGGTTCCAAACTGGAACTGCCCGCGGGAGAGTATCACGGCAATCTCCGCATCGATAAACCGTTGATCCTCGTGGGTCCCGAGGATCAGAGCGCTCGGATCATCGGGGACGGCAACGGCACGGTGATCACCGTTCGCAGTGACTATGTGACCCTGAAGAATCTGACGATCCTCCACAGCGGTCAGGAGCACGAGCGGGTGGATGCGGCGGTCTCGGCCAAAAAGCTCAAGCATTTGACGGTGGACCACTGTCGGATCGACGATTGCCTTTTCGGAATCGATCTCGAGCAGGTAAATGAGTCACAGATCACCCGCAACTGGATCCGCTCCAAACCCTTTAGTCTGGGATTGCGGGGTGATGCGGTGCGGCTCTGGTACAGCAACGACAACAATGTCAGTGCCAACCACATTACCCATTCGCGGGATATGGTGGTCTGGTACAGTCACGGCAATACCATCGCCCACAATTTCGGGGAGTACAGCCGATATTCGCTCCATTTCATGTATGCGGGGCGTAATGATGTGCGCTTCAATACTTACGAGCACAATTCGGTGGGGATCTTCTTCATGTATTCCCAGGACAGTGTGGCGGTGGGAAATGTGATCAAAAGCTCCATCGGTACCACGGGGCTGGGGATCGGGCTCAAGGATTGCAGCAATTTCACCCTGAGGGACAATACGATGATCTATTGTGCCCGCGGGCTCTATATCGATCGCTCGCCCTTTCAGCCCGATCAGAACAACAGTATCGAATACAATAGGATCGTTTATAACTCAATCGGGATCAATTTTCACTCCCTGAGTATCAACAATTACATTCACCACAATATTTTCAAGGGGAACATCGAAAATGTCTACGACGACGATCAGGTGACCCTGCATTCGGTGAAGAACCATTGGGATGAGAATTACTGGGATGATTACGAAGGATTCGACAAAAACGGTGACGGGATCGGTGATACCCCCTATCGGCTCTATTATTATGCCGATCGGATGTGGATGAGCAACCCCAACATCAAATTCTTCTACGCGTCGCCGGTGATTTCCATTCTCAACTTTCTGGCGAAACTGGCCCCGCTATCGGAGCCGGTCATGCTCTTGGAGGATCCCCATCCGGTGATGGAGGAACAAACATTGGAAAAGGAAGGAAAACGATGAGTGCGGCAGCGAACAAAAAACGGCGTCAATTCATCCAGCAGATGACGGGTCTGGGCGTTTTGGGCCTGGCGGCGGCAGGAGGGATTTTCGGTGCCTCCTATCTCAAAGCGGAGCCCCTGCGCCTGCGCCCGCCCGGTGCGGTACCCGAAGAGGAATTTATCGGGCTCTGTATCAAGTGCGGGCAGTGCCTCCAGGTCTGTCCCTACGATGCCATCAGACTCGAAGACATCGACGGAAAAGTCGGGGTGGGGATGGCCTACATCGAACCGAGGGATCGGGGTTGCTATCTCTGCGATGCTTTTCCCTGCATTCTGGCTTGTCCCAGCGGCGCGCTGGATCACGAGCACGACAGTATCGAATTTGTCCATATGGGGATCGCCGTGGTCAAAAATCCCGGTGCCTGTCTGGCCAAGACCGGGACGCCGGTTCCCGATGAGGCCATCGACCGGATCTATGACCATACGACGGTCTTGAGCGCGGCGGAGCGCAGCAGCCATCATGTCGAGATCAGTGACTCCGATCCCGAAAAGGCTAAGCTGCAAAAGCAACTGCTCCTCAAGCTGGAAAAATACCGCAAGGAGAACCCCTGCACCATCTGTGCCGATCTCTGCCCCTATCCGGAGCCGCTCAAGGCGATCGGCATGGTCAAAGCCAAGGGAGGCGGCCTGCTGCCCGAGATCCGGGAAGCCTGTGTGGGATGCGGTGCCTGTGTGGAGCTTTGTCCCACCGATGTGATCGAGATTATCCCGAGAAAGACCTACGCCGATATCTACGGTGAAAAAGGGGAGCATCATGCGTAAAATGAGCTTATGGGCGCTCAGCCTTTTGCTTGCTTTGGGAACGGTCGGTTGCGGTAAGAAAGAATCCCAAAGCCAGGGGGAAGGGGCCTCAGGCAATGCTGCGCCGCAGATCAAAGTGACGCAGGGGGCTGTGAAGATTCAAAAGGAGTCCAAAAAGTCCGAAGCCAACAGCGGGCAGTTCTACTACTCCTACAACACCGAGAAGAACAGCAGCGACGAAAATCCGCCCAAGACCCGCACGACGCTCGATGCCTATCTGCATATCCATTCGCCCTACGAGCGGATTCAGATCAACCTTATGATCAAAAAGCTGAGCAAGGATTTCATTGTCCGCTGTTCTCCCTGTCACGACGACTATGCCAACGGAGTGATCGGACCTTCGCTTCTGGGCAAGAGTGGAGATTATATCTATCAGCATCTGATCGACTTCAAGACGGGTAAAAAGAAAAACGTTTTGATGAAAGAGCTGGTTTCTCAGATCGACGATGCAAAACTCAAGGCGATCGCCGATGAAATCGCGGCGTTTAACAAACAAATCCAAAAACTTCGGGAGGGGAGAAAATGATTCGACATATCATCGCGGCTATCGCAACACTGTTGGCTCTGTGGGCTATGTATTACATGTATCAACTGGATGTAGAAGCCAATCGCTTCGGGGAGATCCAAAAGCTGCTTGAGCGGACCAAGATGGAAGTCAAGGTTGAGAAAAAAGAGCCGACACAGGTAGTGCAGGCAGCTTCGGCCCCCAGTGCCGATAAGGAAGCGAAGAAAAAAGAGGATGAGCTTCAGAAGAAACTCAAAGCCCTGCGTGAGCGGGCCGGAAACGCTATGGCATTCAAGGTCAGCCCTCTGTATAAGCAGAAGTGCTCCTCCTGCCACGGAGTCAACGGCGAAGGGATCATCGGTCCCAGACTCATCGGCAAATCCAGCGACTATGTTCTCAAGGCGCTTGAGGATTTCAAGAGCGGCAAGCGAAAGAACTACGTGATGTACGGCCTGCTTTCGAAAATGGATGAAAGCCAGCTCAAAGCTTTGGCCGACGAGATCGGAACCTTTGAAGCGAAGCTCAAAGCCCAGGGCAACTGAGCCCATCCTCGAGGAGGAGAAGGATAGATTATGGATCGATACAACAGTTCAATTCGCGACATCCTCAATGCGTCGTTCTTTTCGACGTTCTACTATCGGACACGGGAAGGAAAAATACGCCCTACGTGGCGTTTCTGGCGCTGGATGAGTGTCATTCTCATCAACATCGCCTTTTTCCTCTCCTACCATATCGACATTCAGCTGCTCGAAGGTACCATGAGCGGATCGCGTCTGCTGGGCTTTCACCTGATCGATCTCTTTACGGCGTTGGAGACCTGGGCGGCTACCCATACGATCCACACCAATATGATCATCGGTTCGGTGACCATTGCGGTCTTTTACCTGCTGGTCGGGGGTAAGAGCTTCTGTGCCTGGGCCTGCCCCTACGGGATCTTGAGCGAGATCGGAGAGTATTGGCATCAGAAGCTGGTCCGCAAAAAGATCATCAAAGAACGCAGTTGGGATCCGAGGATCCGTTTCGCTTTCTGGGCGGTTTTTCTTGTCGTCACGTTCATCGACGGCTTCTTGGTTTTCGAAGTGATCAATCCCATCGGAATCCTCAGCCGTTTCATCGTCTACGGCTGGAGTCTGGCGATCGTCTGGGTTTTGGTTATTTTGCTCTTCGAGATCTTCTACTCCCGGCGGATGTGGTGCAAATATATCTGCCCGGTGGGGACCACCTACAATCTGCTGGGCTGGGTGAGCGCCACGAAGGTCCAATGGGATATGGAGAAGTGCGATCACTGCGGCGCCTGTCTGGACGCTTGCTTTGAGAACCACGTGTTGGAATTCATCAAGCCCAAACACGACAAAGAGCGCAAAGAGAAGGGCATCACCAAGCAGATCGTCGTCAACGGGGACTGCACCCTCTGCGCCCGTTGTTTCGATGTCTGCCATACCGATGCCTACAATTACACATTCCGGCTGAAGGATCTGGTGTGAGTCCTCTCATCGAGATCCGCAACGCCCGCAAAAAGTTTATGGGCACCCCGGTGCTCGACGGCATTACCCTCTCCATCGAGGCGGGAGAACGGATTGCTATGCTCGGACCCAACGGGGCGGGTAAAACGACCCTGGTGCGTTCGATGTTGGGCTTCTACCATCTCGATGAGGGGGAGATCCGTGTGATGGGCAAAGATCCGATCCGTGATCGGGTAGAGGTGCTACGGCATATCGGTTTTATCCCCCAGCTCCCTCCGCCGGTGAAGTTGAGTCTGGATGAGCTGTTGATGTATATCGAACGCAGCACCGGCACGCCCAAAGGTGCGGTGATCGCCCAGGCGGAGCGGATGGCGCTGGATGTGAAGCAGCATGCCTCCAAACCCTTTTTCAAACTCTCCGGAGGGATGAAGCAGAAATTGCTCATCGCCATCGCCCTGGCCAGACGGAGTCGGCTCTTTGTCTTCGATGAACCGACCGCCAGCCTCGATCCCAAGGCACGGGAACTCTTCTATCGGCTCCTCTCGGATCTCGATTATGACTATTCGGCGATTTACATCACGCACCGGCTCGAAGAGCTCGAAGGATTGATCAACCGCAAAATCTATATGGAACTGGGAAAGGTGGTCGAGGATGAACCGATCGCGACGTGATTTTCTCTTGGTGACACTGGGAGTGGCCCTTCCTCTGTTTTCCGGATGCAAAGAGCGTCAAAAGGATGGAGCGGAGCCGGTGCACTGGGACCGGGATATGTGCGAGCGATGCAAAATGGTGCTCAGCGAGCGGAAATATGCCGCGGAAATCACCAATCCCAACACAGGCAAAACGTATAAATTCGACGATATCGGCTGTGCCGTACTCTGGATGGACGAAGAGCATATCCCCTGGAAGGACCGGGCGAAGATCTGGGTGACCGACGCCAAAACCGGCCAATGGCTCGATGCGCGAAAAGCGCTCTATACTGACGATTCGATCACACCGATGGCGTATGGGATCGCTGCATTCAGCGAAAAAACCTTTCCCAAAGGCCACAAAGTTCTCCACTTCAAGGAAGCGGCAGAGGTCATTCGAAAAAT is a window of Nitratifractor salsuginis DSM 16511 DNA encoding:
- a CDS encoding ABC transporter ATP-binding protein encodes the protein MSPLIEIRNARKKFMGTPVLDGITLSIEAGERIAMLGPNGAGKTTLVRSMLGFYHLDEGEIRVMGKDPIRDRVEVLRHIGFIPQLPPPVKLSLDELLMYIERSTGTPKGAVIAQAERMALDVKQHASKPFFKLSGGMKQKLLIAIALARRSRLFVFDEPTASLDPKARELFYRLLSDLDYDYSAIYITHRLEELEGLINRKIYMELGKVVEDEPIAT
- a CDS encoding nitrous oxide reductase accessory protein NosL — protein: MNRSRRDFLLVTLGVALPLFSGCKERQKDGAEPVHWDRDMCERCKMVLSERKYAAEITNPNTGKTYKFDDIGCAVLWMDEEHIPWKDRAKIWVTDAKTGQWLDARKALYTDDSITPMAYGIAAFSEKTFPKGHKVLHFKEAAEVIRKIEAKNNELRGVKP
- a CDS encoding c-type cytochrome, with translation MIRHIIAAIATLLALWAMYYMYQLDVEANRFGEIQKLLERTKMEVKVEKKEPTQVVQAASAPSADKEAKKKEDELQKKLKALRERAGNAMAFKVSPLYKQKCSSCHGVNGEGIIGPRLIGKSSDYVLKALEDFKSGKRKNYVMYGLLSKMDESQLKALADEIGTFEAKLKAQGN
- a CDS encoding NapH/MauN family ferredoxin-type protein, which codes for MDRYNSSIRDILNASFFSTFYYRTREGKIRPTWRFWRWMSVILINIAFFLSYHIDIQLLEGTMSGSRLLGFHLIDLFTALETWAATHTIHTNMIIGSVTIAVFYLLVGGKSFCAWACPYGILSEIGEYWHQKLVRKKIIKERSWDPRIRFAFWAVFLVVTFIDGFLVFEVINPIGILSRFIVYGWSLAIVWVLVILLFEIFYSRRMWCKYICPVGTTYNLLGWVSATKVQWDMEKCDHCGACLDACFENHVLEFIKPKHDKERKEKGITKQIVVNGDCTLCARCFDVCHTDAYNYTFRLKDLV